A section of the Rattus norvegicus strain BN/NHsdMcwi chromosome 15, GRCr8, whole genome shotgun sequence genome encodes:
- the Nynrin gene encoding protein NYNRIN, which produces MLLSGGKPPAQEWFMVQTKSKPRVHRQRLQVQRIFRVKVTAFQSRPDTPYFWLQLEGPRENTGKAKEYLKGLCNPELWKEVRYPPVLHCAFLGAQGLFLDCLCWSTLAYLVPGPPGSLMVGGLTESFTMTQNWLEELVARLRWGPAPMITPRGVWETEVTRAFGALVWIRCDQYARDLLQLPPAVQELLLSLVRDAAGKEDIIEWLGHFGISGIYPKPPDFLICPALQKKEGSSLVTIGESPVPLQEIGTLNRASENSKKLTGLGAAGSVVPAQSTPQDTAQQLVRDGSNKQGDDRNSAGEEGATAQDSAGEEGATAQDPSSQDSANHTQALLQQKQGQKTENRISLQSPALSVCPSWKAWAPGPAFGPSWPGTIAATFWKINELQSLHLVWLLSQACFNFPFWQRPVGPIQLRLPGQNPLPLKLEWKQKELVPLPTAESPACRPDGDLGREAALKHSLRPETPTKIISLSVVPGDCGIKEKVSPGLSQVGPSSTSIPQAGVELGDEGRALSDCKGPEKLSSSALSTEQGGPRIQERPMAQAGMTGQSVPDTPTMSETLEVTTAAAVSKVECTPTEGLPATPKVPTTLKKPAVYTEPTAPQVPSAPTEPAAPVVSTIPKAAVDQPAAPATPTTPQTPTAQKTPSVKTPAGPQTPKVQTGIIAKAESTAPKAPAATQAPAASNASSVSKTPEAQASAIAGPTMDVTKLLSEEVQASKCRATVLKGQGKPGRQGLQSSSTMASRSKHQFLKEGLLGAWDGTQRLSPHSQGTNIVTSFQRFNEALNTPFEMNLSEEPGNPGLRRVVIDGSSVAMVHGLQHFFSCRGIAMAVQYFWNRGHREITVFVPTWQLKKNRRVRESHFLTKLHRLKMLSITPSQLENGKKITTYDYRFMVKLAEETDGVIVTNEQIHILMNNSKKLMVKDRLLPFTFAGSLFMVPDDPLGRDGPTLEEFLKKPNRLDMDIGNFLKVWKTLPPSSASISELGDAADAEPLEGPQNIEEGEKGEESLEEELVEEPGIPKPDEQEEQDSDPVSVFGVECPSFSEEILQCLSLHDPSEGALDIDLLPVVSSPYLDVPWDGKAPSQQVLTQLAQLTIPSNFTALSFFMGFMDSHRDVIPDYEVLVGPLHSLLKQKPDWQWNQEHEKSFLALKRALVCALCLSTPNPDLPFYLEVTVSQVSLTASLHQEHSGRKHPIAYTSKPLLPDEDSEGPQSGGDSPYAVAWALKHFSRCVGDNPVVLRLSYASRTTVDNEAWDSRRASNAWLIRWSLLLQDKGKRELELSLLQGLLGENQLLTPASSMPRVFQLLPPSSDLSTFICVHVSGYCFYHDDELCAGFGLYILSPTSPPVSLAFSCSPYTSTYAHLAGVACGLERFGQSQLPVVFVTHCNWIFSVLWEFLPLWKVRGFLSSDGASLPHPSLLSYIISLTSCFSSLPFIYRTSYRGSLFAVTVDTLAKQGAQGGGQWWDLPKDVPVPIVTPHTKGRKPNLLALQMSDSTLANIIAKLQAGQKLSGPSPFSSAFNSLSLDQDSGLLMFKAEKHPRVWVVPRQLRRDLIFSVHDSPMGDHQGPEDTYKTLRLLGWWPGMQDHVKDYCRSCLFCIPRNLIGGELKVIESPWPLRSTAPWSSLQIEVVGPVTVSEEGHKHVLIVADANTRWVEAFPLKPYTHVAVAQVLLQHVFARWGVPIRLEAAQGPQFARHVLVSCGLALGAQVTTLSRSLQFPCLMSSEAYWEFKRALKEFIFLYGKKWAASLPLLHLAFRASTTEATPFQVLTGGEMRLMEPSWWEMSRANIEGLKMDAFLLQLIRELLDLHWRVAEKASEKAENRRFKRESRESEWSVGDQVLLLSLPRNGSSAKWMGPFYIGDRLSLSLYRVWGFPVPDKLGCVYPSSLMKAFPKNDTPLPLDLEQ; this is translated from the exons ATGCTCTTGTCGGGGGGTAAACCCCCAGCGCAGGAATGGTTCATGGTGCAGACAAAATCGAAGCCCCGGGTACACCGGCAGCGGCTGCAAGTCCAGCGCATCTTCAGGGTCAAGGTGACCGCTTTCCAGAGCCGTCCCGACACCCCTTActtctggctgcagctggagGGGCCCCGGGAAAATACGGGCAAAGCCAAG GAATATCTGAAAGGTCTGTGCAACCCAGAGCTGTGGAAGGAGGTTCGCTACCCACCAGTCCTGCACTGTGCCTTCCTTGGGGCACAAGGCTTGTTCCTGGACTGCCTCTGTTGGAGTACCCTGGCCTACCTGGTGCCTGGTCCCCCTGGCTCCTTAATGGTGGGTGGGCTGACGGAGTCTTTTACCATGACACAGAACTGGCTGGAGGAGCTGGTAGCACGGCTGCGCTGGGGCCCTGCCCCAATGATCACCCCCAGAGGGgtttgggagacagaggtgacCCGGGCTTTTGGGGCTCTGGTGTGGATCCGTTGTGACCAGTATGCAAGAGACCTGCTGCAGCTTCCTCCAGCAGTCCAGGAGCTGCTTCTCAGCCTGGTCCGAGATGCTGCTGGCAAGGAAGACATCATTGAGTGGCTCGGCCATTTCGGCATCTCTGGCATTTACCCTAAACCACCAGACTTCCTGATCTGCCCTGCCCTGCAGAAGAAGGAAGGCTCATCCCTGGTAACCATAGGAGAGAGCCCTGTACCCCTCCAAGAGATAGGAACCTTGAATCGGGCTTCAGAAAATTCGAAGAAATTAACAGGTTTGGGAGCAGCTGGGTCCGTGGTCCCAGCTCAGAGCACTCCGCAGGACACGGCACAGCAGCTAGTACG GGACGGGTCCAACAAGCAAGGTGATGATAGGAACAGTGCGGGAGAGGAAGGGGCCACTGCACAAGACAGTGCCGGGGAGGAAGGGGCCACTGCACAAGACCCCAGCAGCCAGGATTCTGCGAACCATACACAAGCCCTCTTGCAGCAAAAGCAGGGACAGAAGACGGAAAACAGAATCTCATTGCAGTCGCCAGCTCTGAGCGTGTGCCCATCTTGGAAGGCCTGGGCCCCAGGGCCAGCCTTTGGGCCCTCGTGGCCGGGGACCATTGCTGCCACCTTCTGGAAGATCAATGAACTGCAGTCTCTTCACCTGGTCTGGCTCCTGTCCCAGGCTTGCTTCAATTTCCCCTTCTGGCAGAGGCCCGTGGGCCCCATCCAGCTGAGGCTGCCAGGACAGAATCCTTTGCCCTTAAAACTGGAATGGAAGCAGAAAGAGCTGGTTCCTCTGCCCACTGCAGAAAGTCCAGCTTGTCGACCAGATGGGGACCTAGGAAGGGAGGCAGCCCTAAAGCATAGCCTGAGGCCAGAGACCCCCACCAAAATCATCAGTTTATCAGTGGTGCCAGGAGATTGTGGCATCAAAGAGAAGGTTAGCCCAGGACTTTCGCAAGTAGGGCCATCTTCCACATCTATACCCCAGGCTGGAGTTGAGCTGGGAGATGAAGGAAGGGCATTGTCAGATTGTAAGGGCCCGGAAAAGCTGTCCTCTTCGGCACTGTCCACAGAGCAAGGGGGACCCAGGATTCAAGAGAGGCCAATGGCTCAAGCTGGGATGACAGGTCAGTCAGTACCTGACACTCCAACAATGTCTGAAACTCTTGAAGTGACCACAGCTGCCGCAGTGTCCAAAGTTGAATGCACACCCACTGAGGGGCTGCCTGCAACTCCCAAAGTGCCTACAACCCTGAAGAAGCCTGCAGTGTACACAGAGCCTACAGCTCCCCAAGTGCCTTCGGCTCCAACAGAGCCAGCAGCTCCTGTGGTGTCCACAATCCCAAAAGCAGCTGTGGATCAACCAGCAGCTCctgccacccccaccaccccccaaACTCCCACAGCTCAGAAAACACCTTCAGTGAAAACTCCTGCAGGCCCCCAGACCCCCAAAGTTCAAACTGGGATCATTGCTAAAGCAGAGTCTACAGCCCCCAAAGCGCCTGCGGCCACCCAAGCACCTGCAGCTTCTAATGCCTCCAGTGTTTCTAAAACACCAGAGGCTCAGGCGTCTGCCATTGCAGGGCCAACCATGGATGTAACCAAACTCCTGAGTGAGGAGGTTCAGGCCTCAAAGTGTAGAGCCACCGTGCTGAAGGGccagggaaagcctgggaggCAGGGTCTCCAGTCCAGTAGCACCATGGCCTCCAGAAGTAAGCATCAGTTCCTGAAGGAAGGACTTCTTGGGGCTTGGGATGGGACCCAGAGGCTGTCACCTCACTCCCAGGGCACCAACATAGTGACCAGCTTCCAGAGGTTCAACGAGGCCTTGAACACACCCTTCGAGATGAACTTGTCTGAGGAGCCTGGGAACCCAGGGCTGAGGAGAGTGGTCATCGACGGCAGCAGTGTGGCCATGGT ACACGGCCTACAGCACTTCTTCTCATGCCGAGGCATCGCCATGGCAGTACAGTACTTCTGGAACCGTGGGCACCGAGAGATCACCGTGTTCGTGCCCACCTGGCAGCTGAAGAAGAACCGGAGGGTGAGAG AGAGCCACTTTCTGACGAAGCTGCACAGACTCAAGATGCTGTCTATCACTCCATCCCAGCTGGAGAACGGCAAGAAGATCACCACTTACGATTACAG GTTCATGGTAAAGCTGGCAGAGGAGACCGATGGGGTCATTGTCACTAATGAGCAGATTCACATCCTAATGAATAATTCCAAGAAACTTATGGTCAAAGATCG CCTGCTACCCTTCACCTTTGCTGGGAGTCTCTTCATGGTACCAGATGACCCCCTGGGCCGTGACGGCCCCACCTTGGAGGAATTTCTGAAGAAGCCAAACAG GTTGGACATGGACATTGGCAATTTCTTGAAGGTGTGGAAGACCCTTCCTCCCAGCTCAGCCAGCATCTCTGAGCTGGGTGACGCTGCTGATGCTGAACCTTTGGAGGGTCCCCAgaacatagaagaaggggagaagggggaggaaagcCTGGAAGAGGAGCTGGTGGAGGAGCCAGGAATTCCGAAGCCTGATGAACAAGAGGAGCAGGACTCTGACCCCGTGTCAGTGTTTGGGGTCGAGTGCCCTTCCTTTTCCGAGGAAATCCTCCAGTGCCTCAGCCTGCACGACCCCTCCGAGGGGGCTTTAGACATCGACCTTCTGCCTGTGGTGTCTTCGCCATACCTGGATGTCCCCTGGGATGGGAAGGCTCCGAGTCAGCAGGTTCTTACCCAGCTCGCACAGCTCACCATCCCTAGCAACTTCACCGCGCTGTCCTTCTTCATGGGCTTTATGGATTCCCACCGGGATGTTATTCCTGACTACGAAGTCCTCGTGGGACCCCTGCACAGCCTCCTCAAGCAGAAGCCAGACTGGCAGTGGAACCAGGAGCATGAGAAATCCTTCCTGGCCCTGAAACGAGCCCTAGTGTGTGCCCTCTGCCTGTCAACCCCCAACCCCGACCTGCCCTTCTACCTGGAAGTGACCGTCAGCCAAGTGTCACTGACGGCCAGCCTGCATCAGGAGCACTCAGGAAGGAAGCACCCCATCGCCTATACCTCGAAACCTCTCCTCCCCGATGAGGACAGTGAGGGTCCTCAGTCAGGCGGGGACAGCCCCTATGCCGTGGCTTGGGCCCTGAAGCACTTTTCCCGATGCGTCGGAGACAATCCAGTGGTCCTCCGTCTTTCTTATGCCTCCCGGACCACGGTGGATAACGAGGCCTGGGATAGCCGTAGGGCTTCCAACGCATGGTTGATTCGATGGTCTCTCTTGCTGCAGGACAAAGGCAAGAGGGAATTGGAATTGTCCCTTCTCCAGGGCCTGCTGGGGGAAAACCAGCTGCTGACGCCCGCTTCCTCGATGCCCCGagttttccagcttctgcctccttctTCTGACCTGTCTACTTTtatctgtgtccatgtgtctggcTATTGCTTCTACCATGACGATGAGTTGTGTGCTGGTTTTGGTCTCTACATCTTGTCCCCGACCAGTCCTCCGGTCTCCCTGGCCTTTTCCTGTTCCCCTTATACATCCACATACGCCCACCTGGCAGGCGTGGCCTGTGGCCTAGAGCGCTTCGGCCAGTCCCAGCTCCCAGTGGTGTTTGTTACCCACTGCAACTGGATCTTCAGCGTCCTGTGGGAGTTCCTACCACTCTGGAAAGTCCGCGGCTTCCTGTCGTCGGACGGGGCCTCGCTACCTCATCCAAGCCTGCTCTCCTACATCATATCTCTCACGTCTTGCTTCTCATCCCTTCCCTTCATCTACCGAACCTCTTATCGGGGCTCTCTGTTTGCCGTGACGGTGGACACTCTGGCCAAGCAGGGTGCTCAAGGGGGCGGGCAGTGGTGGGATTTGCCAAAGGATGTGCCAGTGCCCATAGTGACTCCCCATACTAAAGGCAGGAAGCCCAACCTGCTGGCCTTACAGATGAGTGACAGCACCCTGGCCAATATCATTGCCAAGCTGCAGGCAGGGCAGAAGTTGTCTGGGCCCTCCCCTTTCAGTTCTGCCTTTAACTCGCTCAGCCTGGACCAAGACAGCGGCCTGCTCATGTTCAAGGCGGAAAAGCATCCCAGGGTCTGGGTAGTCCCAAGGCAACTTCGGAGGGATCTGATCTTCTCTGTGCATGACAGCCCCATGGGGGATCACCAGGGGCCAGAGGACACCTATAAGACGTTGAGGCTGTTGGGTTGGTGGCCTGGGATGCAGGATCATGTGAAGGATTACTGCAGGAGCTGTTTGTTCTGCATTCCCCGAAATCTCATAGGTGGGGAGTTGAAAGTTATCGAGTCCCCATGGCCTCTCAGGTCGACCGCTCCCTGGTCCAGCCTGCAGATTGAGGTAGTAGGGCCAGTCACTGTAAGTGAGGAGGGTCACAAGCACGTGCTCATCGTGGCCGACGCCAACACCCGATGGGTGGAGGCATTCCCTCTGAAGCCCTACACGCACGTGGCTGTGGCCCAGGTGTTGTTGCAGCATGTGTTTGCAAGATGGGGTGTCCCCATAAGGCTGGAGGCAGCCCAAGGCCCCCAGTTTGCCCGTCATGTTCTGGTGAGCTGTGGGCTGGCCCTAGGAGCCCAGGTGACTACACTGAGTAGGTCCCTTCAGTTCCCCTGTCTGATGAGTTCAGAGGCCTACTGGGAATTCAAGAGGGCCCTGAAGGAGTTCATCTTTCTGTATGGCAAGAAGTGGGCAGCCTCTCTGCCTTTGCTGCACCTGGCTTTTAGGGCCTCCACCACGGAGGCCACACCATTCCAGGTGCTGACTGGGGGTGAGATGAGGCTGATGGAGCCCTCCTGGTGGGAGATGAGCCGGGCGAACATCGAAGGGCTCAAGATGGATGCTTTCTTGCTTCAGCTGATTCGGGAGCTGTTGGACCTCCACTGGAGAGTGGCAGAAAAGGCCAGCGAGAAGGCTGAGAATAGGCGTTTCAAGAGGGAGAGCCGGGAGAGCGAGTGGAGTGTGGGTGACCAAGTCCTCTTGCTGTCTCTCCCCAGGAATGGCAGCAGTGCCAAATGGATGGGTCCTTTCTATATTGGGGACCGCTTGAGCCTATCGCTCTATAGGGTGTGGGGCTTCCCAGTCCCAGACAAGCTGGGCTGTGTCTATCCTAGCAGTCTAATGAAGGCCTTTCCCAAGAATGACACACCCCTGCCCCTTGACTTGGAGCAGTGA